One Micromonospora sp. WMMD1120 genomic region harbors:
- the treZ gene encoding malto-oligosyltrehalose trehalohydrolase has product MTEFTVWAPDATRVRLRLGDDADHEMRAADDGWWTVEVPDAGLDYSFLLNDDETPLPDPRSPWQPAGVHGPSRRYDHAAFEWGDSSWTGRQLPGSILYELHIGTFTPEGTFDAAIDRLDHLVNLGVDLVELLPVNAFNGEHNWGYDGVCWYAPHEPYGGPDGLKRFVDAAHARGLGVILDVVYNHFGPSGAYAPQFGPYLTEHSNAWGRSLNLDGPHSDEVRRYIIDSVLMWLRDYHVDGLRLDAVHALPDTRAVPLLEELAIEVESLSTHLGRPLSLIAESDLNDPRLITPREAGGFGLHAQWNDDAHHALHTLLTGERQGYYGDFGSLETLSDVLTGGFFHAGTWSSFRNRHHGRPLDSRVPGHRLVAYLQNHDQIGNRATGDRISASLSSSLLRVGAVLLLTAPFTPMLFMGEEWAASTPWQFFTSHPEPELASAVRNGRRREFASHGWPEGDVPDPQDPETFTRSRLDWAELDKPEHASMLAFYQRLIALRRSCPDLSDPRLQSVSVQHGDQFLLMRRGETLVVANFAGRGQGVSLPGVARRVLLATGEGVTVMRDRIELPAETAAIVAL; this is encoded by the coding sequence ATGACCGAGTTCACCGTGTGGGCGCCGGACGCGACGCGGGTGCGACTGCGCCTGGGCGACGACGCCGACCACGAGATGCGCGCCGCCGACGACGGCTGGTGGACGGTCGAGGTGCCCGACGCCGGCCTCGACTACTCCTTTCTGCTGAACGACGACGAAACGCCCCTGCCCGACCCCCGCTCGCCGTGGCAGCCTGCGGGTGTGCACGGGCCGAGCCGCCGCTACGACCACGCCGCCTTCGAGTGGGGCGACTCCTCGTGGACGGGCCGGCAACTGCCCGGCAGCATCCTCTACGAGCTGCACATCGGCACGTTCACCCCGGAGGGCACCTTCGACGCGGCCATCGACCGCCTCGACCACCTGGTGAACCTCGGCGTCGACCTGGTCGAGCTGCTTCCGGTCAACGCCTTCAACGGCGAACACAACTGGGGGTACGACGGCGTCTGCTGGTACGCCCCGCACGAGCCCTACGGCGGCCCGGACGGACTGAAACGGTTCGTCGACGCCGCCCACGCGCGCGGCTTGGGGGTGATCCTCGACGTTGTCTACAACCATTTCGGGCCCTCCGGGGCCTACGCGCCGCAGTTCGGCCCGTACCTCACGGAGCATTCGAACGCCTGGGGGCGTTCGCTCAACCTGGACGGCCCGCACTCCGACGAGGTGCGCCGCTACATCATCGACAGCGTGCTCATGTGGCTGCGCGACTACCACGTCGACGGCCTACGCCTGGACGCCGTGCACGCCCTGCCGGACACCCGGGCGGTGCCGCTGCTCGAAGAGCTGGCCATCGAGGTCGAGTCCCTGTCGACGCACCTGGGGCGGCCGTTGTCGCTGATCGCCGAGTCCGACCTGAACGACCCCCGGCTGATCACGCCCCGGGAGGCGGGCGGGTTCGGCCTGCACGCGCAGTGGAACGACGACGCCCACCACGCGCTGCACACGCTGCTGACGGGGGAGCGGCAGGGCTACTACGGCGACTTCGGCTCGCTGGAGACGCTGTCGGACGTGCTGACGGGTGGGTTCTTCCACGCGGGCACCTGGTCGAGCTTCCGTAACCGGCACCATGGGCGTCCGTTGGATTCCCGCGTGCCGGGGCACCGGCTTGTCGCCTACTTGCAGAACCATGACCAGATCGGGAACCGGGCCACCGGGGATCGGATCTCGGCCTCGCTGTCGTCTTCGCTCCTGCGGGTGGGGGCTGTGTTGCTGCTGACGGCACCCTTCACTCCCATGTTGTTCATGGGGGAGGAGTGGGCTGCCTCCACGCCGTGGCAGTTCTTCACCTCGCACCCGGAGCCGGAGCTGGCCTCTGCGGTGCGGAACGGGCGGCGGCGGGAGTTCGCGTCCCACGGGTGGCCGGAGGGGGACGTGCCGGACCCGCAGGACCCGGAGACGTTCACGCGGTCGCGGTTGGACTGGGCGGAGCTGGACAAGCCCGAGCATGCCTCGATGTTGGCTTTCTACCAGCGGTTGATCGCTCTGCGGCGGTCGTGTCCGGACCTGTCGGACCCTCGGTTGCAGTCGGTGTCGGTGCAGCACGGGGACCAGTTCCTGCTGATGCGACGGGGGGAGACGCTGGTGGTGGCGAACTTCGCTGGGCGCGGGCAGGGGGTGTCGCTGCCTGGGGTGGCTCGGCGGGTGCTGCTGGCGACCGGGGAGGGGGTCACGGTGATGCGGGACCGGATCGAGCTGCCAGCGGAGACGGCGGCGATCGTGGCGCTCTAA
- a CDS encoding DUF262 domain-containing protein → MARRRNTKKLVSAREQSIDVLFGTESFSLDYYQREYVWDEPQVARLMNDLSRKFFDQWSDEHSLADVKTYDPYFLGPYIVCSADGRISLVDGQQRIITLLLLLIYLHRQAAGTPKANSKAGKLLTLIMSERFGRRTFRVDVDEYSACFNALLNGRGFDAASARPPVRRIWQAYQYIDIHYPAQLRGDLLVMFIDWLLYRVSLVVMDAGDRDRAEEMFQSINDCGVRLSPMDHLKRFLLGDAEADPRELEGAWTTMVSTLEDVEKGAAFAYLRSVFRARFPAAAHKPGPSLNDATHEWVRAHEAEIWPNRKNGDRVRLITEVLYPFHTTYATLLLARSRITPHLQAVRYNTFNGIAEQFDLTLAALRSGDSETERLQKAGLVANFLDLFYVTQTLGDEPVEQRHIDELVSAVTPVVRLSESVQELSRALGEHAADWPVRLQLIPELRYDTKRRFVHYVLARLTAWVEMGATNGEADPTDRFLLRRDHDRDFEIEHLFTSTASKYAHKAPDARYYGFLRNRLGALLLLDGPDNGSYGGMLLEEKLASYRKDTLLAGMLNPDFFQRGNVRLRKFLTGEGLYDMIATYDASTPLEPFIEARGRLYYEIAKKIWSLNALGLAPPPAPGPLAPGKRTRYGVRFQDLVQAGLVGVGDRLIGRRRGELYYARVRPEGSIETASGVASAPTKAMEDAVGVASNGWAFWEVERTKERLDTIRQRYLEQVGR, encoded by the coding sequence ATGGCCAGAAGGCGCAATACCAAGAAGCTAGTCAGTGCCCGCGAGCAATCCATCGACGTGTTGTTCGGTACAGAGTCGTTCTCTCTCGACTACTATCAGCGTGAATACGTCTGGGACGAACCACAAGTAGCGCGGCTGATGAACGACCTCTCTCGAAAGTTCTTCGATCAGTGGAGTGACGAACACTCACTGGCCGATGTAAAAACATACGATCCGTACTTCCTCGGCCCATACATCGTTTGCAGCGCGGACGGGCGGATCTCGCTGGTTGACGGCCAGCAGCGGATCATCACGCTCCTACTACTGTTGATCTATTTGCATCGGCAGGCAGCGGGAACTCCGAAGGCAAACAGCAAGGCCGGCAAGCTTTTGACCTTGATCATGTCCGAACGGTTCGGCAGGCGGACGTTCCGTGTGGACGTCGACGAGTACAGCGCTTGCTTCAATGCTCTGCTTAACGGCCGTGGATTCGACGCCGCCAGCGCACGGCCTCCTGTCCGGCGCATCTGGCAGGCGTACCAGTACATCGACATTCACTACCCTGCACAGTTGCGCGGCGATCTCCTAGTCATGTTCATCGACTGGCTGCTCTACCGGGTCTCCCTGGTCGTGATGGACGCAGGCGACCGCGACCGGGCAGAAGAGATGTTTCAATCGATCAATGACTGCGGCGTCCGACTCTCACCGATGGACCACCTCAAGCGTTTCCTGCTTGGTGATGCCGAAGCGGACCCACGTGAGCTAGAAGGCGCATGGACCACAATGGTGTCGACTCTGGAAGATGTTGAAAAGGGCGCCGCTTTCGCCTACCTGCGGTCCGTCTTCCGAGCGAGGTTTCCTGCGGCCGCGCACAAGCCGGGGCCGAGCCTAAACGACGCGACACACGAATGGGTGCGGGCACACGAGGCAGAGATCTGGCCGAATCGCAAGAACGGGGACCGGGTCCGCCTTATCACCGAGGTCCTGTACCCCTTCCACACCACGTACGCCACGCTGCTGCTAGCACGATCCCGGATCACCCCACATCTGCAGGCCGTGCGGTACAACACATTCAACGGCATAGCCGAACAGTTCGACCTCACGCTCGCTGCCCTGCGATCCGGCGACTCGGAGACGGAGCGGCTGCAGAAGGCCGGTTTGGTGGCCAATTTCCTCGATCTCTTCTACGTGACGCAGACGCTTGGCGACGAACCGGTCGAGCAGCGACACATTGATGAGCTCGTGTCAGCGGTCACGCCTGTCGTGCGACTGTCCGAGTCGGTACAGGAGCTCAGCCGCGCCCTCGGGGAGCACGCTGCAGACTGGCCCGTCCGGCTGCAGCTCATCCCGGAACTACGCTACGACACCAAACGCAGATTCGTGCACTATGTGCTGGCTCGCCTGACCGCATGGGTCGAAATGGGTGCAACCAACGGCGAGGCAGATCCCACCGACCGCTTCCTTCTCCGCCGAGACCACGACCGCGACTTCGAGATCGAGCACCTCTTCACTAGCACGGCGTCGAAGTACGCGCACAAGGCGCCCGACGCCCGCTACTACGGCTTCCTGCGGAATCGGCTCGGAGCGCTCCTGCTCCTGGACGGTCCGGACAACGGTAGCTACGGCGGGATGCTCTTGGAGGAGAAGCTCGCGTCATACCGGAAGGACACTCTGCTGGCCGGGATGCTCAACCCGGATTTCTTTCAACGAGGCAATGTCCGGCTCCGAAAGTTCCTCACAGGTGAAGGCCTGTACGACATGATCGCTACCTATGACGCAAGCACCCCGCTGGAGCCGTTTATCGAGGCGCGCGGTCGACTCTACTACGAGATCGCCAAGAAGATATGGAGCCTGAACGCGCTCGGGCTGGCCCCGCCGCCAGCGCCTGGCCCTCTCGCGCCCGGGAAGCGCACCCGCTACGGAGTCAGGTTCCAGGACTTGGTTCAGGCAGGCTTGGTAGGTGTGGGAGACCGGCTCATCGGCCGCAGACGTGGCGAACTGTACTATGCCCGAGTCCGTCCAGAAGGAAGCATCGAGACCGCCTCCGGTGTCGCAAGCGCCCCGACTAAAGCGATGGAAGACGCGGTCGGCGTAGCCAGCAACGGCTGGGCCTTCTGGGAGGTCGAACGAACCAAGGAGCGCTTAGACACCATTCGGCAGCGCTATCTCGAACAGGTAGGCCGTTAG
- a CDS encoding helix-turn-helix domain-containing protein has protein sequence MAKKPDTIGARIRYWRMRRGGMTQAVLAGLAGVTQSYVSQVESGRKTIDRRSTLVALAAALQVTVADLLGQGTESGDPARESAAECVPAVWSALIEIEDGERRPSIFTAERLTAEIARADQLRNSCNYPAMARMLPGLLLESAAVGGAALAQVAYLASTCLRHLGYRHLALNAARVSVSAAEDIDDRAWLGASGFIYAQSLPIESAPLAARSADRSLAELQEDASDVRVRQMLGQLHLMAALASTVDARPDVARDHLAEAAREAASLGDPADGGGFNGCCFGPTNVGLWKMSIAAEQGESGKVIELSRTIRPQVLKASNRQLSYWLDIGRALADGGRRDSEALAAFIRAEQAAPIPFAINPLARDAVATLAQRAQRRAIPDELRLLAGRIGVNLAA, from the coding sequence ATGGCGAAGAAGCCGGACACCATCGGTGCCAGGATCCGGTACTGGCGGATGCGTCGAGGCGGGATGACCCAAGCCGTCCTCGCTGGGCTCGCTGGCGTCACCCAGTCGTACGTGTCGCAGGTCGAGTCAGGTCGGAAGACGATCGACCGTCGGTCCACTCTGGTCGCCCTCGCCGCCGCGCTTCAGGTCACAGTGGCTGACCTGCTGGGTCAGGGCACCGAATCCGGTGATCCGGCCCGCGAGAGCGCCGCCGAGTGCGTGCCGGCGGTCTGGTCGGCCCTGATCGAGATCGAGGACGGCGAGCGCCGCCCGTCGATCTTCACAGCGGAACGCCTGACGGCCGAGATCGCCCGCGCCGATCAACTCCGCAACTCGTGCAACTACCCGGCCATGGCCCGCATGCTCCCGGGCTTGCTCCTCGAATCCGCCGCCGTCGGCGGTGCCGCGCTCGCCCAGGTCGCTTACCTGGCCTCCACCTGCCTTCGGCACCTTGGCTACCGCCATTTGGCCCTCAATGCCGCGCGGGTGTCCGTTTCCGCTGCTGAGGACATCGACGATCGAGCGTGGCTGGGTGCATCAGGGTTCATCTACGCGCAGAGCCTGCCGATCGAGTCCGCCCCCTTGGCAGCCAGATCCGCTGACCGGTCGCTGGCGGAGCTTCAGGAGGACGCCTCCGACGTCCGGGTACGCCAGATGCTCGGTCAGCTTCACCTCATGGCAGCGCTGGCTTCGACCGTGGACGCTCGCCCCGACGTCGCTCGTGACCACCTCGCTGAGGCCGCGCGTGAGGCGGCGAGCCTGGGTGATCCGGCTGACGGCGGCGGCTTCAACGGGTGCTGCTTCGGGCCGACCAACGTCGGGCTCTGGAAGATGTCCATCGCGGCCGAGCAGGGCGAGTCCGGCAAGGTGATCGAGCTGTCCAGGACGATCCGGCCGCAGGTGCTTAAGGCGTCGAACCGCCAACTGTCGTACTGGCTCGACATTGGGCGAGCGCTGGCGGACGGCGGTCGCCGGGATTCGGAGGCGTTGGCCGCATTCATCCGGGCCGAGCAGGCCGCACCGATTCCGTTCGCCATCAACCCTCTCGCCCGCGACGCCGTGGCGACCCTTGCGCAGCGTGCCCAGCGCCGAGCCATCCCTGACGAGTTGCGCCTGCTCGCCGGCCGTATCGGCGTCAACCTGGCCGCATAA
- a CDS encoding helix-turn-helix domain-containing protein, translating into MTNDDLPIGRRVASWRVRRSMTQQMLADRLRRSKSWVDKVERGVRALDRYSVIQELADVLRVDPAVLLGQPPSAPTGTPDGVDDIRAALARYDTRQTAPRSEELRRQVGHAWLTYQHAHYGQLVRALPGLLDAAQAAQKAEVLVQAYRITSSLLVKLGEADLAWLAADRAMSAAGDDPILAASATISITEALRATNRNPLALKAALPTANRLLAPQSHPVDHEVGGSGGDQIARQLHDQRGGGGGVVVGLPWEWAVGGTLLVQAALAAAGCGENRRADELTDRAAGVAAHLRGYDDTHRTSFGPVAVELARVLVAAQRGDAEEALWRHSSVVRREGWRRLPAEYRGAYLVDVARAYLHLGDVRGAARALVDADSVAPAEVRCRASARTVIADVARAQPAPAGVTRLATLVGLTR; encoded by the coding sequence GTGACCAACGATGACCTCCCGATCGGCCGCCGGGTCGCGAGCTGGCGGGTGCGGCGGTCGATGACGCAGCAGATGCTCGCCGACCGGTTGCGCAGGTCGAAGAGCTGGGTGGACAAGGTGGAGCGGGGTGTGCGCGCCCTGGACCGGTACTCGGTGATCCAGGAGCTGGCTGACGTTCTGCGGGTCGACCCGGCGGTGCTGCTCGGTCAGCCGCCCAGTGCTCCGACGGGTACGCCGGACGGGGTGGACGACATCCGGGCGGCGCTCGCCCGCTACGACACCCGGCAGACCGCACCGCGAAGCGAGGAGCTGAGGCGGCAGGTCGGGCACGCCTGGTTGACCTACCAGCACGCGCACTACGGGCAGTTGGTGCGCGCGCTGCCGGGTCTGCTGGACGCCGCCCAGGCCGCGCAGAAAGCAGAGGTGTTGGTGCAGGCGTACCGGATCACCTCGTCGCTGTTGGTCAAGCTCGGCGAGGCCGACCTCGCCTGGCTGGCCGCCGACCGTGCGATGTCCGCCGCCGGCGACGACCCGATCCTGGCGGCAAGCGCCACCATCTCGATAACCGAGGCCCTCCGCGCCACCAACCGTAACCCCCTGGCCCTGAAAGCGGCCCTCCCAACAGCCAACCGCCTCCTCGCGCCCCAGTCCCACCCCGTCGATCATGAGGTTGGCGGGTCTGGTGGAGATCAAATCGCCCGTCAACTTCATGATCAACGAGGTGGGGGTGGGGGTGTGGTCGTGGGGTTGCCGTGGGAGTGGGCGGTGGGTGGGACGTTGCTGGTGCAGGCGGCGCTGGCCGCCGCCGGATGTGGCGAGAACCGCCGCGCCGACGAGCTGACCGACCGGGCCGCGGGCGTTGCCGCACACCTACGGGGGTACGACGACACGCACCGCACCAGCTTCGGGCCGGTCGCCGTCGAGCTGGCCCGGGTTCTCGTTGCGGCACAACGGGGTGACGCCGAAGAGGCGTTATGGAGGCACTCAAGCGTTGTGCGGCGGGAGGGGTGGCGGCGGTTACCGGCCGAGTATCGGGGTGCGTACCTGGTCGACGTCGCGCGGGCGTACCTGCACCTGGGCGACGTGCGCGGGGCGGCACGGGCCCTGGTGGACGCGGACAGTGTCGCGCCGGCTGAGGTTCGGTGCCGGGCGTCGGCGCGTACCGTCATCGCGGATGTCGCCCGCGCGCAGCCGGCGCCGGCCGGTGTGACGCGACTGGCGACGCTGGTCGGCCTCACCCGGTGA
- a CDS encoding alpha/beta hydrolase, with protein sequence MIAALEGFTQQLVPANGIKINAVTGGSGPPVLLLHGWPETWWGWHRVMPLLAARFSVVAIDMRGAGFSDCPLGGYDKATMARDAHEVMVALGHERYAVCGHDIGGMVALPQAAIYRQAVTHLAVLDVPLPGWTGWEAATGKLWHFSFHTNRDLPERLIHGREYDYVSTFMAERFYDHSTFDPADIDIYAKAMALPGRTRGGLEWYRTLAADHAAALEYKKQPLEVPVLGLGGDQRFGAQMVPMLREFAGNVTGGPIAGSSHYLAEERPDDVAAALTDFLQAT encoded by the coding sequence ATGATCGCAGCTTTGGAGGGGTTCACCCAGCAGCTGGTGCCGGCGAATGGCATCAAGATCAACGCTGTCACGGGAGGCTCCGGCCCGCCGGTCCTCCTGCTGCACGGCTGGCCGGAAACGTGGTGGGGTTGGCACCGTGTGATGCCGCTGCTGGCTGCGCGTTTCAGCGTGGTGGCCATCGATATGCGCGGCGCGGGCTTCTCCGACTGCCCCCTCGGCGGCTATGACAAGGCGACGATGGCGCGCGACGCGCACGAGGTCATGGTTGCCCTCGGGCATGAGCGCTACGCCGTGTGCGGACACGACATCGGCGGGATGGTCGCCCTGCCGCAGGCCGCCATCTATCGGCAGGCTGTCACCCACCTGGCCGTCCTCGACGTTCCGCTGCCCGGCTGGACCGGATGGGAGGCGGCGACCGGGAAACTCTGGCACTTCAGCTTCCACACGAACCGGGATCTTCCCGAGCGCCTGATCCACGGCCGTGAGTACGACTACGTGTCGACCTTCATGGCTGAGCGGTTCTACGACCACAGCACCTTTGATCCGGCGGACATCGACATCTACGCGAAAGCGATGGCGCTTCCTGGTCGCACCCGCGGCGGCCTGGAGTGGTACCGGACCCTCGCCGCCGACCATGCGGCCGCGCTCGAGTACAAGAAGCAACCGCTTGAGGTGCCAGTGCTGGGTCTCGGCGGGGACCAGCGCTTCGGTGCGCAGATGGTGCCGATGCTCAGGGAGTTCGCCGGCAACGTGACGGGCGGCCCGATCGCGGGGTCCAGCCACTACCTCGCCGAGGAACGGCCGGATGACGTCGCCGCCGCTCTGACCGATTTCCTCCAGGCCACGTGA
- a CDS encoding VOC family protein, with the protein MSAPAIRGVNHIGITVPDIEAAKTFFVEAFGAQVIYQSFGPQDPPRQGPEFERAVGAHPGTVVRAQAMVKIGTGPDFELFEMHGPEQAEPARPSDFGITHFGLYTDDIDASVERLRRAGGTPLTEPRPIPYTTEQGPGNKVCYCRTPWGTTMEFITTPDRMPYHDQTDVRRWQDED; encoded by the coding sequence ATGAGCGCACCTGCCATTCGCGGCGTCAACCACATCGGCATCACGGTGCCCGACATCGAAGCCGCGAAGACGTTCTTCGTGGAAGCCTTCGGCGCCCAGGTGATCTATCAGTCCTTCGGGCCGCAGGACCCGCCGAGGCAGGGACCCGAGTTCGAGCGGGCCGTCGGCGCCCACCCCGGAACGGTCGTGCGCGCGCAGGCGATGGTCAAGATCGGAACCGGACCCGACTTCGAGCTCTTCGAGATGCACGGCCCCGAACAAGCCGAGCCGGCGCGACCGAGCGACTTCGGCATCACGCACTTCGGCCTCTACACCGACGACATCGACGCATCGGTGGAGCGCTTGAGAAGGGCCGGAGGCACCCCCCTCACGGAGCCTCGCCCTATTCCCTACACGACCGAACAAGGCCCGGGGAACAAGGTCTGCTACTGCCGCACGCCGTGGGGCACGACGATGGAGTTCATCACCACGCCGGACCGGATGCCGTATCACGACCAGACGGATGTGCGCAGGTGGCAGGACGAGGACTAG
- a CDS encoding SDR family oxidoreductase, with protein MSRFTAQTVLVTGGTGGQGASHVRAFHAEGANVVIAATDAERGAALAAELGDRALFVRLDVRDETSWADAVVATEETFGALTILVNNAGVQNPPALIESTDQEVWARILDTNLTGTFLGIKTAAPALRRAGGGVIVNIASIMGTGGTAFYAPYVASKWAIRGLTQTAALELGRDNIRVNTIHPGVIATAFITEPAAGADAPIADFYNPEPFAVPRLGQPADITATLLFLASPDAAFITGAEHIVDGGLLLGPALKHEAA; from the coding sequence ATGTCCCGCTTCACCGCTCAGACCGTTCTCGTCACCGGCGGCACGGGTGGGCAGGGCGCCAGCCACGTACGCGCCTTCCACGCCGAGGGCGCCAACGTGGTTATCGCCGCCACCGACGCCGAGCGCGGCGCCGCCCTCGCCGCCGAGCTGGGCGACAGAGCACTCTTCGTACGCCTCGACGTCCGCGACGAGACGTCGTGGGCCGACGCCGTCGTGGCGACCGAGGAGACCTTCGGCGCGCTCACCATCCTGGTCAACAACGCCGGAGTGCAGAACCCGCCGGCCCTGATCGAGTCCACCGACCAGGAAGTGTGGGCGCGCATCCTCGACACCAACCTCACCGGCACGTTCCTCGGCATCAAGACCGCCGCACCGGCGCTGAGGCGAGCGGGCGGCGGGGTGATCGTCAACATCGCCTCGATCATGGGCACCGGAGGCACCGCCTTCTACGCGCCCTACGTCGCCAGCAAGTGGGCCATCCGCGGGCTCACCCAGACCGCCGCCCTCGAACTGGGACGCGACAACATCCGCGTCAACACCATCCACCCCGGCGTCATCGCCACCGCGTTCATCACCGAACCAGCGGCCGGCGCCGACGCCCCGATCGCCGACTTCTACAACCCCGAGCCGTTCGCCGTCCCCCGGCTCGGACAACCCGCCGACATCACCGCGACGCTGCTGTTCCTCGCCTCGCCGGACGCCGCCTTCATCACCGGCGCCGAGCACATCGTGGACGGCGGGCTGCTCCTCGGACCCGCCCTGAAGCACGAGGCCGCATGA
- a CDS encoding TetR/AcrR family transcriptional regulator, giving the protein MTTYHQRVAREKRALIVRAATQLFLEFGYDRASLARIAEEAGVSKATLFKQFPTKAALFDAIVIDSWAGGDDAEVPSAGDLAAGLTALGRHYAALLGRPGMADLFRIVIAELPRFPELAKAHFAEGKLPYFETVRAYLVAERDAGTADIADPQMAATQFLGMISNYLFWPSLLVPGWTVTPQRVVAVVDEAVRTMVARYGRHEHR; this is encoded by the coding sequence ATGACGACCTATCACCAGCGGGTGGCTCGGGAGAAGCGCGCGCTGATCGTGCGGGCCGCCACGCAGCTGTTCCTCGAGTTCGGCTACGACCGGGCGTCGCTGGCGCGCATCGCCGAGGAAGCCGGGGTGTCGAAGGCGACGCTGTTCAAGCAGTTTCCGACGAAGGCAGCCCTGTTCGATGCGATCGTCATCGACTCGTGGGCCGGTGGTGATGACGCCGAGGTGCCGTCAGCGGGTGACCTGGCGGCCGGCCTGACCGCGCTCGGGCGGCACTACGCGGCGCTGTTGGGCCGGCCGGGGATGGCCGATCTGTTCCGCATCGTCATCGCCGAGTTGCCCCGTTTCCCCGAGTTGGCCAAGGCGCACTTCGCGGAGGGCAAGCTGCCGTACTTCGAGACGGTTCGGGCCTACCTGGTGGCAGAGCGCGACGCCGGGACGGCGGACATCGCGGACCCGCAGATGGCCGCCACGCAGTTCCTCGGGATGATCTCCAACTACCTGTTCTGGCCGAGCCTGCTGGTCCCGGGATGGACGGTGACCCCGCAGCGCGTGGTCGCGGTGGTGGACGAGGCCGTCCGCACCATGGTCGCGCGGTACGGCCGGCACGAACACCGATAG
- a CDS encoding GlsB/YeaQ/YmgE family stress response membrane protein, whose product MLVYGYLGAVLIGALVGLLGRLILPGRQRIGIVATFVLGVGSAVLGTVVARALHADDDAGVKVWVLRWDWIVLAIQVGLAVIAVALANMLTFTRLAGGDETPRRRVRRSKAKRES is encoded by the coding sequence ATGCTGGTGTACGGCTATCTCGGCGCGGTGCTCATCGGTGCGCTCGTCGGCCTGCTCGGGCGACTCATCCTGCCGGGGAGGCAGCGGATCGGCATTGTCGCCACGTTCGTCCTCGGCGTCGGCTCTGCGGTGTTGGGCACAGTGGTCGCCAGGGCGCTCCATGCCGACGACGACGCCGGTGTGAAGGTGTGGGTGCTGCGCTGGGACTGGATCGTGCTCGCGATCCAGGTCGGCCTCGCGGTCATCGCCGTGGCGCTGGCGAACATGCTCACCTTCACCCGGCTTGCCGGCGGTGACGAGACGCCGCGTCGGCGGGTCCGTCGCAGCAAGGCCAAGCGCGAGTCGTGA
- a CDS encoding TetR/AcrR family transcriptional regulator, translated as MNTVKRPDKRAERSQRTRAKVIEAARELFVAQGYGATSLQEVADTAGVAVQTVYFVFRNKRTLFKDVVDTSIAGDTEPVATMDREWFRAACAEPTAAGQLRAHVHGAREILGRVAPIMPLIAAAAATDPEIAAQWPDGADPRYTVQYAAAEALIGKPDARPGLSVEMAADLLFGLLSPELYLIFVRDRDWSPDAWEEWTRATLTSQLCADPDRRR; from the coding sequence ATGAACACGGTCAAGCGGCCGGACAAGCGGGCCGAGCGCTCGCAGCGCACCCGCGCAAAGGTCATCGAGGCGGCTCGCGAGCTGTTCGTCGCGCAGGGTTACGGGGCGACGAGCCTGCAGGAGGTCGCGGACACCGCGGGCGTGGCCGTCCAGACGGTCTACTTCGTCTTCCGCAACAAGCGCACGCTGTTCAAGGACGTCGTCGACACGTCCATCGCCGGGGACACCGAGCCGGTCGCCACAATGGACCGTGAGTGGTTCCGCGCCGCGTGCGCCGAGCCCACAGCGGCCGGGCAACTACGCGCGCACGTGCACGGCGCCCGCGAGATCCTGGGCCGGGTCGCCCCGATCATGCCCCTGATCGCGGCTGCCGCGGCCACCGACCCGGAGATCGCCGCACAGTGGCCGGACGGTGCCGACCCGCGTTACACGGTGCAGTACGCGGCGGCCGAAGCCCTGATCGGCAAGCCCGACGCCCGCCCCGGCCTCTCCGTCGAGATGGCGGCGGACCTGCTGTTCGGCCTGCTCAGCCCGGAGCTCTACCTGATCTTCGTCCGCGACCGTGACTGGTCACCGGACGCCTGGGAAGAGTGGACCCGGGCCACCCTGACCTCGCAACTCTGCGCCGACCCCGACCGGCGTCGATGA